A window of the Cytophagaceae bacterium genome harbors these coding sequences:
- a CDS encoding 4-hydroxy-tetrahydrodipicolinate synthase, with product MEHRLRGVGVALITPFDENNNIDFAGLLKLMEFNAENGTDYFVVNGTTGESATTTNEEKLALLDFVKKNNRWNLPIVYGVGSNNTADVIHKLKTTDLSGVEAVLSVCPYYNKPSQAGITAHFQAIADASPLPVILYNVPGRTVATIQVPTAVELAKHPNIIGLKDASCSMEMALELTKKMPENFILLSGDDNLVSPQISLGFQGVISVIANGFPKEFAEMTHAALNGDFKTATKIQNRFHDFDTLLYVESNPVGIKMVCEIRGICDGRVRLPLVKATDGLRQQLIDSMKKEGFL from the coding sequence ATGGAACACCGCCTTAGGGGAGTTGGGGTAGCTCTGATTACTCCTTTTGATGAAAACAATAACATTGATTTTGCCGGCCTGTTAAAACTGATGGAATTCAATGCTGAAAATGGCACCGATTACTTTGTAGTGAATGGTACCACCGGCGAGTCAGCTACCACTACCAACGAAGAAAAACTTGCACTTTTAGACTTTGTCAAAAAGAACAATCGCTGGAATCTCCCGATCGTATATGGCGTGGGGTCCAACAATACCGCCGATGTTATTCATAAGCTAAAAACCACCGATTTGAGTGGTGTGGAGGCTGTTTTGTCGGTGTGTCCTTATTACAATAAACCTTCACAGGCGGGTATCACGGCTCATTTTCAGGCCATTGCTGATGCCTCTCCGCTTCCTGTGATTTTATACAATGTGCCGGGTCGTACAGTGGCAACTATTCAAGTTCCTACTGCTGTTGAGTTGGCCAAACATCCCAATATCATCGGTCTGAAAGATGCCTCATGCAGCATGGAGATGGCTCTGGAGCTTACCAAAAAAATGCCTGAGAATTTTATTCTGCTTTCCGGTGACGACAACCTCGTTTCTCCTCAGATTAGTCTTGGTTTTCAGGGAGTTATTTCGGTTATAGCCAATGGTTTTCCGAAAGAATTTGCTGAAATGACTCACGCGGCACTTAATGGTGACTTCAAAACAGCCACTAAGATTCAGAACCGTTTCCATGATTTCGATACGTTGCTTTATGTTGAATCTAATCCTGTGGGTATCAAAATGGTGTGTGAAATCCGAGGAATTTGTGACGGAAGGGTACGATTACCTTTGGTAAAAGCCACCGATGGATTACGCCAGCAATTGATTGATTCCATGAAAAAAGAAGGATTTTTATAA
- a CDS encoding response regulator transcription factor — MKILIVEDHKILCESLALLVGTINGVEVIGKTANGRDALLFLEKQIPDIIMTDIGMPIMNGIELTIKVKTQYPSIKILVLSVSEEGETIKDALRAGAMGYIFKSAEKEELEAAIFNLAKGKRYYNDLAMDKLAEIQNEEMAEELPKVELSQREIEVLKLIVAEMSGTEIAEKLFISPSTVETHRKHLFQKIGVNSSVGLVKFAIKFGII, encoded by the coding sequence CTGAAAATCCTGATTGTGGAAGACCATAAAATTTTGTGCGAAAGCCTGGCATTATTGGTAGGCACAATTAATGGTGTAGAGGTAATAGGAAAAACTGCCAACGGAAGAGATGCTTTGCTATTTTTGGAAAAACAGATTCCTGATATCATCATGACTGACATTGGTATGCCAATCATGAACGGAATTGAGTTGACTATCAAAGTAAAGACGCAATATCCATCCATAAAAATTTTGGTTTTATCTGTATCAGAAGAAGGCGAAACCATCAAAGATGCCTTGCGGGCCGGAGCGATGGGCTATATTTTTAAAAGTGCCGAAAAAGAAGAATTAGAAGCAGCGATTTTTAATTTGGCTAAAGGAAAACGCTACTACAATGATCTGGCAATGGATAAATTGGCAGAAATTCAGAACGAAGAAATGGCTGAAGAACTGCCTAAAGTAGAGCTTTCGCAAAGAGAAATAGAGGTTTTGAAACTTATTGTGGCTGAAATGTCAGGAACTGAAATTGCAGAAAAACTTTTCATTAGCCCGAGTACCGTAGAAACTCACCGGAAACATTTGTTCCAAAAAATCGGCGTAAATTCATCAGTTGGGCTCGTGAAATTTGCCATAAAGTTTGGAATTATATAA